From Apium graveolens cultivar Ventura chromosome 9, ASM990537v1, whole genome shotgun sequence, the proteins below share one genomic window:
- the LOC141686380 gene encoding uncharacterized protein LOC141686380 produces MGRNRGKAKKQPLVAAHEDHGSREEEKMSAKRRGRPLKISKSETKAKEEAKNFDDGENMNGDESDSEIKINGNDSVKPVGFRQNGSRRKNKPQRAAEVGVECR; encoded by the exons ATGGGAAGAAATAGAGGTAAAGCGAAGAAACAACCCCTAGTAGCAGCTCATGAAGATCATGGTAGTCGTGAGGAAGAAAAGATGTCGGCTAAGAGAAGAGGAAGGCCACTGAAGATATCCAAGAGTGAAACTAAGGctaaagaagaagctaaaaattTTGATGATGGGGAAAATATGAATGGT GATGAAAGTGACAGTGAGATTAAAATCAATGGTAATGATTCTGTAAAGCCTGTTGGGTTCAGGCAAAATGGAAGCAGGCGGAAAAATAAACCTCAGAGGGCTGCTGAAGTAGGCGTTGAGTGCAGATGA